In Mangifera indica cultivar Alphonso chromosome 1, CATAS_Mindica_2.1, whole genome shotgun sequence, a single genomic region encodes these proteins:
- the LOC123228944 gene encoding uncharacterized protein LOC123228944, with product MASSSAASSHGWLLLPWLKTFLILSALLCATIVSCTGTEVSYSDHCASIVSESTPKDLEFSTLPFPTFQYGYYEGGHKILDPNPSQYSSTERKTMLFQTENVYGTDDSDVFKVDGSLILHSWHLNVRDQDMTYAQSVFRSVGFGEGALSFNLKGFWSISSGKLCMVGKSSSLSSEGNVLHHSAVLKLNGVRTSSDITSLVSGTLQSLSSADDLNYFEPISLLMFPEVNYKYTKASKESIENDFSGEINVAAENSSLSLQMSKTVCSIFGGRDTGYELDYESDCNSTKTCNPFGDVVGYLPRVMSLNKFQCSADEQSLRFLVEFPNTSCSRYYYSNPFNPNTTFVGEGTWDWKKKRLCIVACRILSNNGALDGSRVEDCSIRLTLRFPAIWSIRNRTAMSGQIWSQKSANGGSYFDRIVFRSTENDRFWLPGLKYMYTATEKARKMSCLKKAPVRDGGGKYPDGYSYEMSFDMSVSSSRQKIGWGFSLQVSVGDQIIQSPDYYSRPISSSKHMSSGVEENTNISAPVNISYKISLSPHCYVQLDSVKNLFNTSLSEKYGRVEIFVEGIYDPETGCLRMVGCRYLSLSSQKLTNDSMDCEVLVNLQFPALNAKKNGVYIRGTITSARKDSDPLYFEPLHVTSTASYTICERKSAWRMDLEIIMALVSDTLACVFIVFQLLYVKKNPTVLPFISLLMLTIFTLGHMIVLMLNFEALFLRTRNHQSVFLGSGGWLEVHEVIVRIVTMVAFLLKFRLLQLSWSKRMGENNHKALWAAEKKALFVSLPLYLAGGLITFYASWKNNNVGFSTQFYHPYYSQFDNNQHSLWRDLRSYAGFILDGFLFPQILLNMFYNSRENALSCFFYIGFTLVRLVPHAYDLYRTHNYVQNFDGSYIYADPAADFYSTAWDVTIPLVGILFAAIIYLQQRFGGRCFLPCRFREVEVVYEKVPEASEE from the coding sequence ATGGCTTCTTCCTCTGCCGCTTCTTCACATGGTTGGCTTCTGCTGCCATGGCTTAAAACTTTCCTAATTCTCTCTGCACTCTTATGTGCAACCATAGTCTCTTGCACTGGAACTGAAGTCTCTTATTCTGATCACTGTGCTTCTATTGTCTCTGAGTCAACCCCAAAAGATCTTGAATTCTCCACCTTGCCATTTCCAACCTTCCAATATGGTTACTATGAGGGTGGGCATAAAATCTTAGATCCAAACCCATCTCAGTACTCATCAACTGAGAGGAAAACGATGTTGTTTCAGACTGAAAATGTCTATGGCACTGATGATTCAGATGTTTTCAAGGTCGATGGGAGCTTGATTTTACATAGCTGGCACCTAAATGTTAGGGATCAGGATATGACATATGCTCAATCAGTCTTCAGAAGTGTGGGGTTTGGGGAGGGGGCTTTGAGTTTCAATTTAAAAGGATTCTGGTCAATATCTTCCGGGAAGCTGTGCATGGTGGGAAAGAGTTCCAGTCTCTCCTCAGAAGGTAATGTTCTTCATCATTCTGCTGTCCTGAAGCTTAATGGTGTAAGGACTTCAAGTGATATTACCAGTCTGGTTAGTGGAACTCTGCAGAGCTTGAGTTCTGCTGATGATTTGAATTACTTTGAGCCGATTTCCCTGTTGATGTTTCCTGAAGTGAATTACAAGTACACCAAGGCTTCAAAAGAATCAATCGAAAATGATTTTTCTGGTGAGATTAATGTTGCAGCAGAGAACTCATCACTCAGTTTACAGATGAGTAAAACTGTCTGCTCAATCTTTGGGGGAAGAGACACCGGATATGAATTAGATTATGAAAGTGATTGCAATTCTACAAAGACTTGCAATCCTTTTGGTGATGTTGTTGGATATTTGCCACGAGTGATGTCCTTGAATAAGTTTCAGTGTTCAGCGGATGAACAAAGTTTAAGGTTTTTGGTGGAATTTCCAAACACTAGCTGTTCCAGGTATTACTATTCCAACCCTTTCAATCCAAACACAACGTTTGTTGGAGAAGGAACATGGGATTGGAAGAAGAAGCGCCTATGTATTGTTGCTTGCAGAATCTTGAGCAACAATGGTGCTTTGGATGGCTCTCGTGTAGAGGATTGTTCCATAAGGTTGACGTTGAGATTTCCTGCAATCTGGTCAATCAGAAACAGAACGGCCATGTCAGGCCAAATTTGGAGTCAGAAATCTGCAAATGGTGGCAGTTACTTCGACAGAATTGTTTTCCGAAGTACTGAAAATGACAGGTTCTGGCTTCCAGGGCTGAAGTATATGTATACAGCAACTGAGAAAGCGAGAAAGATGTCATGCTTGAAGAAGGCACCCGTTAGAGATGGTGGGGGAAAATACCCAGATGGGTACTCTTATGAAATGAGCTTTGATATGTCAGTCAGTAGCTCTAGACAGAAAATTGGGTGGGGTTTTTCACTTCAGGTCTCTGTTGGTGATCAAATTATTCAGTCACCCGATTATTACTCCAGGCCAATCTCAAGCTCTAAGCATATGAGTTCGGGTGTTGAAGAGAATACCAATATTAGTGCACCAGTTAACATCAGCTACAAAATAAGCCTCTCACCACATTGTTATGTGCAATTGGATAGTGTCAAAAATCTATTCAATACGTCCTTGAGTGAGAAATACGGGCGAGTTGAAATATTTGTTGAAGGGATTTATGATCCTGAGACTGGGTGCCTTCGCATGGTTGGCTGCAGATATCTTTCCTTGAGCAGTCAGAAGCTGACAAACGATTCAATGGACTGTGAGGTTCTTGTCAATCTTCAGTTTCCTGCACTAAATGCAAAGAAAAATGGGGTCTATATTAGGGGAACCATCACAAGTGCTCGCAAAGATTCTGATCCTCTTTACTTTGAGCCTCTTCATGTCACTTCAACTGCTTCTTACACCATCTGTGAAAGAAAATCAGCATGGCGGATGGATTTGGAGATCATCATGGCTCTAGTCTCTGACACACTTGCCTGTGTTTTTATAGTGTTCCAACTTCTGTATGTGAAAAAGAACCCCACAGTTCTGCCTTTCATTTCACTTCTCATGCTCACAATTTTTACTCTGGGTCACATGATAGTACTTATGTTGAACTTTGAAGCCTTGTTCTTGAGAACCAGAAATCACCAAAGTGTCTTCCTTGGAAGTGGAGGATGGCTAGAAGTGCACGAAGTGATTGTAAGAATAGTCACAATGGTGgcttttctgttaaaatttcgTCTTCTCCAGCTTTCATGGTCCAAAAGAATGGGTGAAAACAACCATAAGGCCTTGTGGGCTGCAGAGAAGAAGGCATTATTTGTGTCTTTGCCTTTGTATCTAGCTGGAGgtttaataactttttatgCAAGCTGGAAGAACAACAATGTTGGGTTTTCAACCCAATTTTATCATCCTTATTATTCTCAGTTTGACAACAACCAGCATTCTCTTTGGAGGGACTTGAGATCTTATGCTGGTTTCATCCTGGATGGTTTCCTTTTCCCACAAATCCTCCTCAACATGTTCTACAACTCAAGAGAAAATGCACTTTCTTGCTTCTTTTACATCGGATTCACCTTGGTTCGCTTGGTGCCACATGCATATGACCTTTATAGGACTCACAACTATGTCCAAAATTTTGATGGTTCATACATATATGCAGACCCTGCTGCAGATTTTTACTCCACTGCTTGGGATGTCACCATCCCACTTGTTGGCATCCTTTTTGCCGCAATCATATACCTCCAGCAGAGATTTGGCGGACGGTGTTTCCTTCCTTGCAGGTTCAGGGAGGTGGAAGTAGTTTATGAGAAGGTACCCGAAGCTAGTGAAGAATAG